One window of Vanessa atalanta chromosome 9, ilVanAtal1.2, whole genome shotgun sequence genomic DNA carries:
- the LOC125066218 gene encoding protein FAM151B isoform X1 — MKMFSIILLAVTASLAFGEEEVMKNLTTVTWAHAVNNKTYLEAALASEVSMLEADIVLGHLNGKDGPPLPIMAHPPATTSDLSLADFLTGVAQYNNVNAKQKGVKLDFKSIEAFEKSQEIIAPFSKPEVTFPLWLNADILPGPIKATTKPVDPAKFIQLAAKHPRAVLSIGWTTNYGGNITEGEYSRDQIGAMLRLVNEHHVNQTVSFPVRAGLASNSQPVLLDLLRETSSLNSSMTVWSSEGDNVEVDRLRALILTVGLERTYLDVPHELAAKLHLPPPNTNAKH; from the exons ATGAAAATGTTCTCGATAATCCTGCTCGCCGTCACag CTTCCTTGGCGTTTGGTGAGGAAGAAGTTATGAAGAATTTAACAACAGTAACATGGGCTCACGCAGTGAACAACAAAACATACCTGGAAGCAGCTCTGGCAA GTGAAGTATCAATGCTGGAAGCGGATATCGTCCTGGGCCATCTGAATGGTAAGGATGGTCCTCCGCTACCCATCATGGCGCATCCTCCTGCAACGACCTCCGACCTCAGCCTAGCTGACTTCCTGACGGGCGTCGCCCAGTACAACAACGTGAATGCGAAACAGAAGGGCGTGAAGTTAGATTTTAAGAGCATCGAAGCCTTTGAGAAATCTCAAGAAATAATAGCACCGTTCAGTAAACCGGAG gtCACATTCCCACTCTGGTTGAACGCTGACATCCTCCCCGGTCCAATCAAAGCAACAACTAAGCCAGTGGATCCAGCCAAATTCATCCAACTGGCTGCAAAGCATCCCAGGGCCGTTTTGTCAATCGGATGGACAACGAATTACGGTGGTAACATCACAGAGGGCGAGTACAGTCGCGATCAGATCGGTGCAATGCTGAGACTGGTTAATGAACATCATGTTAATCAAACTGTGTCATTTCCG GTCCGCGCTGGTTTAGCTTCGAACAGTCAACCAGTTCTATTAGACCTATTGCGAGAGACGTCGTCCCTCAACTCATCGATGACGGTCTGGTCCAGTGAGGGTGACAATGTGGAAGTGGACCGGCTGCGGGCTCTCATCCTAACCGTGGGCCTGGAGCGGACCTACCTCGATGTACCCCACGAGCTAGCCGCTAAACTGCATCTACCACCCCCCAATACTAATGCtaagcattaa
- the LOC125066218 gene encoding protein FAM151B isoform X2: MKNLTTVTWAHAVNNKTYLEAALASEVSMLEADIVLGHLNGKDGPPLPIMAHPPATTSDLSLADFLTGVAQYNNVNAKQKGVKLDFKSIEAFEKSQEIIAPFSKPEVTFPLWLNADILPGPIKATTKPVDPAKFIQLAAKHPRAVLSIGWTTNYGGNITEGEYSRDQIGAMLRLVNEHHVNQTVSFPVRAGLASNSQPVLLDLLRETSSLNSSMTVWSSEGDNVEVDRLRALILTVGLERTYLDVPHELAAKLHLPPPNTNAKH, encoded by the exons ATGAAGAATTTAACAACAGTAACATGGGCTCACGCAGTGAACAACAAAACATACCTGGAAGCAGCTCTGGCAA GTGAAGTATCAATGCTGGAAGCGGATATCGTCCTGGGCCATCTGAATGGTAAGGATGGTCCTCCGCTACCCATCATGGCGCATCCTCCTGCAACGACCTCCGACCTCAGCCTAGCTGACTTCCTGACGGGCGTCGCCCAGTACAACAACGTGAATGCGAAACAGAAGGGCGTGAAGTTAGATTTTAAGAGCATCGAAGCCTTTGAGAAATCTCAAGAAATAATAGCACCGTTCAGTAAACCGGAG gtCACATTCCCACTCTGGTTGAACGCTGACATCCTCCCCGGTCCAATCAAAGCAACAACTAAGCCAGTGGATCCAGCCAAATTCATCCAACTGGCTGCAAAGCATCCCAGGGCCGTTTTGTCAATCGGATGGACAACGAATTACGGTGGTAACATCACAGAGGGCGAGTACAGTCGCGATCAGATCGGTGCAATGCTGAGACTGGTTAATGAACATCATGTTAATCAAACTGTGTCATTTCCG GTCCGCGCTGGTTTAGCTTCGAACAGTCAACCAGTTCTATTAGACCTATTGCGAGAGACGTCGTCCCTCAACTCATCGATGACGGTCTGGTCCAGTGAGGGTGACAATGTGGAAGTGGACCGGCTGCGGGCTCTCATCCTAACCGTGGGCCTGGAGCGGACCTACCTCGATGTACCCCACGAGCTAGCCGCTAAACTGCATCTACCACCCCCCAATACTAATGCtaagcattaa